One Mucilaginibacter ginkgonis genomic region harbors:
- a CDS encoding rhodanese-like domain-containing protein, with amino-acid sequence MFIHQFYDKSLAHASYAIISAGKMMVIDPMRNPQPYYDMAFQHEVDITGVIETHPHADFVSSHLEIHKQTGATIYVSKLAGANYPHQTFDEGDEIRLGDITLKAINTPGHSPDSICILLEDEGGQLTTIFTGDTLFAGDLGRPDLRENAGNITAKKEELARSLYQSTRNKLMQLPEDTVVYPAHGPGSLCGKSMSPYLQTTIGKELRENYALQLMDELQFIKLMTSDQPFMPQYFGYDVELNKNGAPDFKAAVAAVPRLSNNARLTEGVVVVDTRTERDFKSGHLKGAFNIQLNGKFETWLGSVLNTDERFYLIADSEENLNNAIARTAKIGYEKNIAGALLRPDNSTYQSPELDHSDFNANPDTYTIVDVRNWNEINEKLVFSNAVTIPLPELRQRIDSIPTEKSIVVHCAAGYRSATASSIIASQITTVPVYDLGEAISAYL; translated from the coding sequence ATGTTCATACACCAGTTTTACGACAAAAGCCTAGCACATGCATCTTATGCAATTATCAGCGCAGGCAAGATGATGGTTATAGACCCCATGCGCAACCCGCAGCCTTATTATGACATGGCGTTCCAGCACGAGGTAGACATAACCGGTGTAATAGAAACTCACCCACACGCAGATTTTGTTAGTTCGCATTTAGAAATTCACAAACAAACCGGTGCAACTATTTATGTAAGTAAACTGGCAGGAGCCAATTACCCGCACCAGACTTTTGATGAAGGCGACGAAATTAGATTGGGTGATATCACCTTAAAAGCTATCAATACGCCCGGCCACTCCCCTGACTCGATATGTATTTTACTGGAAGATGAAGGCGGCCAGCTGACGACGATCTTTACCGGTGACACGCTATTTGCAGGAGATTTAGGCCGCCCCGACTTACGGGAAAACGCCGGCAACATCACGGCTAAGAAAGAAGAACTGGCACGAAGCCTGTATCAAAGTACGCGCAATAAATTGATGCAATTACCTGAGGATACCGTAGTGTATCCGGCGCATGGACCCGGCTCGCTGTGCGGTAAAAGCATGAGCCCTTACCTGCAGACAACCATAGGTAAAGAACTGCGCGAGAATTATGCTTTACAACTGATGGACGAGTTACAGTTTATTAAGCTAATGACGTCTGATCAGCCATTTATGCCGCAATATTTTGGCTACGATGTAGAGCTTAATAAGAACGGCGCGCCTGATTTTAAAGCCGCTGTTGCAGCAGTTCCAAGATTGTCGAACAATGCCCGTTTGACAGAAGGTGTCGTAGTGGTAGATACCCGCACCGAGCGGGATTTTAAAAGCGGCCACCTAAAGGGCGCCTTCAACATACAGCTTAACGGCAAATTTGAAACGTGGTTGGGGTCAGTGCTAAATACCGATGAGCGCTTTTACCTGATAGCTGACAGCGAAGAAAATCTAAATAATGCTATCGCCCGCACAGCTAAGATAGGTTACGAAAAAAACATTGCCGGCGCTTTATTACGACCGGACAATTCAACCTACCAATCGCCTGAGTTAGATCATTCTGATTTTAATGCCAATCCAGATACATATACGATTGTTGATGTTCGCAACTGGAACGAGATCAACGAGAAATTAGTGTTTAGCAATGCGGTAACTATTCCTTTGCCGGAACTACGCCAACGAATAGACAGTATACCTACAGAAAAATCCATTGTAGTACACTGCGCCGCAGGTTACCGCTCGGCAACAGCGAGCAGTATTATTGCATCTCAGATAACTACGGTCCCGGTTTATGACCTGGGCGAGGCCATATCAGCGTACCTGTAA
- the mnmD gene encoding tRNA (5-methylaminomethyl-2-thiouridine)(34)-methyltransferase MnmD codes for MDQTLKIVDTADGSKTIWNEQVGEHYHSRNGALQESRHVFVEAGLQYFLSVSGASGVNILEVGFGTRLNFLLSANHCIKTNVNLNYVGIEAYPLSKQLIGQTGYDQYLSTDIWQNFLDKYLHAFQSNTEIAQKIKLNIAPVELLKFSSAQLFDIIYFDAFAAAHQPEMWNAEAISHTVKFLKPGGVLVTYAITGDLKRMLKGLGFKIEKLPGAAGKREMLRATN; via the coding sequence TTGGATCAGACATTAAAAATAGTTGACACTGCTGACGGGTCTAAAACCATTTGGAATGAGCAGGTTGGCGAACATTACCACTCGCGCAATGGTGCCCTGCAAGAGAGCAGGCATGTTTTTGTAGAGGCTGGTTTACAATATTTCTTATCAGTTAGCGGCGCATCTGGGGTAAATATTCTTGAAGTTGGTTTCGGCACAAGGCTTAACTTTTTGCTTAGTGCTAATCATTGCATAAAAACCAATGTTAACTTAAATTATGTTGGAATTGAAGCCTATCCCCTTAGTAAACAATTGATCGGACAGACAGGTTACGACCAATATCTGTCAACTGACATTTGGCAAAATTTTTTGGACAAATATCTCCATGCGTTTCAGTCTAACACTGAGATTGCTCAAAAGATAAAGCTGAATATCGCTCCTGTCGAGTTGCTGAAATTTAGTAGCGCGCAGCTTTTTGACATTATTTACTTTGATGCATTTGCCGCTGCGCATCAACCAGAAATGTGGAACGCCGAAGCCATAAGCCACACAGTGAAATTTCTGAAACCGGGTGGTGTGCTTGTTACCTACGCAATCACCGGCGATCTAAAACGCATGTTAAAAGGCCTTGGCTTTAAAATCGAAAAACTTCCCGGCGCGGCCGGTAAGCGTGAGATGCTCAGAGCAACAAATTAG
- the mazG gene encoding nucleoside triphosphate pyrophosphohydrolase yields the protein MALTPPVSSATAAGSFERLLTIMNDLRENCPWDKKQTMESLRHLTIEETYELSDAILSGDTDEVRKELGDIMLHLVFYARIASETNQFNITDVLNGICDKLINRHPHIYSDEQADDEAAVKRNWEKIKLKEKGNVSVLGGVPSSLPALVKASRIQEKARGVGFDWENKSQVWEKVEEELNEFKAEFNRQDDEPIDAERAEGEFGDLLFSLINFARFVDINPENALEKTNLKFIKRFKHLEAQAKAANKDLHDMTLAEMDVYWNEAKKL from the coding sequence ATGGCACTCACCCCTCCTGTAAGTTCTGCTACGGCCGCCGGCTCGTTCGAGCGACTGCTAACCATCATGAATGATCTGCGCGAAAATTGCCCATGGGATAAAAAGCAAACTATGGAAAGTCTGCGCCACCTTACCATCGAAGAAACTTACGAACTTTCTGATGCTATCCTATCCGGGGATACCGATGAGGTGCGTAAAGAGTTGGGCGATATTATGCTGCACCTGGTGTTTTACGCGCGAATTGCTTCAGAGACCAATCAGTTTAATATTACTGACGTTCTTAATGGCATTTGCGATAAACTGATAAATCGCCACCCGCATATTTACAGCGACGAACAAGCCGATGATGAGGCCGCAGTAAAACGCAACTGGGAAAAAATTAAGCTTAAAGAAAAAGGGAATGTGTCCGTTCTTGGCGGGGTACCTTCTTCCCTGCCCGCGTTGGTGAAAGCATCGCGGATCCAAGAGAAGGCCCGTGGAGTAGGTTTCGACTGGGAAAACAAAAGCCAGGTTTGGGAAAAGGTTGAAGAAGAACTAAATGAATTTAAAGCGGAATTTAACAGGCAGGACGACGAGCCGATCGACGCGGAACGGGCTGAAGGCGAGTTTGGCGATTTACTATTTTCATTAATTAACTTTGCAAGGTTTGTAGACATAAATCCGGAGAATGCGCTTGAGAAAACAAATTTAAAATTTATCAAACGGTTTAAACATCTCGAGGCGCAGGCAAAAGCGGCTAACAAAGATCTGCATGATATGACCCTCGCCGAAATGGATGTCTACTGGAACGAAGCAAAAAAGTTATAA
- a CDS encoding RNA polymerase sigma factor, whose product MRDNRDIADEVLISQCKKNSLKHQEILYKRFYGYAMGVSLRYSYNRDDAMEAVNDAFIKIFKSINNYDVNKAFKAWLRTIVVNTAIDRRRKDMKHQLNLELDDAVTVAAPHNIIANLSAADILAFMGTLPVLHRTIFNMYEIDGYDHEEIASALNIPASSSRVYLSRAKEKLRTIIKTEATRA is encoded by the coding sequence ATGCGTGACAACCGGGACATTGCTGATGAAGTACTGATCAGTCAATGTAAAAAGAACAGTCTTAAACATCAGGAGATACTGTATAAGCGGTTCTATGGCTACGCCATGGGCGTGAGTTTGCGCTATAGTTATAATCGGGACGATGCCATGGAAGCAGTGAACGACGCTTTTATAAAGATCTTTAAGTCAATCAACAACTACGACGTTAATAAAGCTTTTAAAGCGTGGCTGCGGACTATAGTTGTGAATACAGCTATAGACCGTCGCCGTAAGGACATGAAGCATCAGCTAAACTTGGAACTGGATGACGCCGTGACGGTTGCTGCGCCCCACAACATCATTGCCAATTTAAGTGCCGCCGACATTCTCGCCTTTATGGGCACGTTGCCGGTTTTGCACCGTACCATTTTTAATATGTATGAGATAGATGGATATGATCATGAAGAAATAGCATCAGCACTCAACATTCCGGCAAGTTCATCAAGAGTGTACTTGAGCAGGGCGAAAGAAAAACTTAGAACGATAATTAAAACAGAAGCAACCCGCGCATGA
- a CDS encoding outer membrane beta-barrel protein gives MIKRLFSFLGMLAMVHIAQGQKLELTAGISGNVYNYGGTGSNTQVYSGSNQTFGKKLTAGLGAQLNLKLVDKDGFMFNITSAYDVFKSSASVYAPLYFYSNISASSATSFIAPLYDYNASIGTGTTTIKEISVSPLLGYRLKRKKVSVDFLLGAEAGFIAEIKTEQKITNDFYYHPPVVYLGNAQAYIKDTDWRLKTGFSVNYHRFGATASYAHGFINLRRDKDAFGYPIQGTIYSQYLQLGLNYKLF, from the coding sequence ATGATAAAACGTTTATTTTCTTTTTTGGGAATGTTAGCGATGGTTCACATTGCACAAGGGCAAAAACTCGAGCTTACTGCCGGAATTAGTGGCAACGTTTACAACTACGGTGGCACGGGCAGCAATACGCAGGTATATAGCGGCTCAAACCAAACATTCGGGAAAAAACTCACTGCAGGTTTGGGTGCTCAACTCAATTTGAAATTGGTTGATAAAGATGGATTCATGTTTAATATTACTTCTGCGTATGACGTGTTTAAAAGCAGCGCTTCTGTTTATGCTCCTCTATATTTCTACAGCAACATTAGTGCTTCAAGCGCTACAAGTTTTATTGCGCCTCTGTATGATTATAATGCCTCTATAGGCACGGGCACCACAACAATTAAAGAAATATCCGTTAGTCCGCTTTTAGGTTACAGGTTAAAACGAAAAAAAGTTAGTGTAGATTTTTTACTGGGTGCAGAAGCGGGGTTCATAGCTGAGATCAAAACAGAACAAAAAATTACAAATGATTTTTATTATCATCCGCCGGTGGTTTATTTAGGCAACGCCCAAGCATATATTAAGGACACCGACTGGCGCTTGAAAACCGGATTTAGCGTGAATTATCACCGTTTTGGTGCTACAGCAAGTTACGCGCATGGATTTATAAATTTAAGGCGCGATAAAGACGCTTTTGGCTACCCCATTCAAGGAACAATATATAGCCAATATTTGCAATTGGGGCTTAACTATAAGCTTTTTTAG
- a CDS encoding ABC transporter permease — translation MSFSSFVAARISFKSKRTFSKLIVRIAIIGIMLGLGVMILSLAIVRGFKEEITNRVRGFSGDIQIIKFDLNNSFENSPVDEDPAFMQRALKVNNIKHIVPYAIKPGIIRANNEIEGVVIKGIDSTYNWDFFKTTMVSGKIINFKDSVASDKQILISQHTADRLKLKTGDSFIMYFVQEPLRKRKFTIAGIFNTGVDEVDKTYVIGSLSLIRRLNNWNPAAIGGYEVQLKNFETIQSTSYQLGNVLPTKLRLYTVNETYPTIFEWLKLLDVNAQIMLVLMVAVAVINMISALLIMILERTAMIGMFKAFGASNWSIQRIFLYNAAYLVGVGLLLGNLFGIGLGLFQSQTHFFKLDQASYYMNFVPVAIRATDVLLLNAGTLAVCLLVLIVPSTLVSRISPVKAIRFK, via the coding sequence TTGAGTTTTTCGTCGTTTGTTGCCGCCCGCATTTCATTTAAATCTAAGCGTACCTTCTCTAAACTGATCGTCCGGATTGCGATCATTGGCATTATGCTGGGCTTAGGTGTAATGATACTTTCCCTGGCCATAGTGCGGGGTTTTAAAGAAGAGATCACCAACCGCGTTCGTGGTTTTTCGGGAGACATACAGATCATAAAATTCGACCTTAATAATTCTTTCGAGAACTCTCCTGTTGACGAAGATCCCGCTTTTATGCAGCGGGCATTAAAAGTCAATAATATCAAGCACATTGTGCCTTATGCTATAAAACCGGGAATTATTCGCGCTAACAATGAAATAGAGGGTGTAGTCATTAAAGGCATCGACAGCACCTATAACTGGGACTTCTTTAAAACCACCATGGTTAGCGGCAAGATCATTAATTTTAAAGATTCTGTCGCCTCCGATAAACAAATTCTTATATCGCAGCATACGGCAGACAGGCTCAAACTTAAGACAGGCGATAGCTTTATCATGTATTTTGTGCAGGAGCCGTTGCGCAAAAGAAAATTCACCATTGCAGGGATATTCAACACCGGTGTTGATGAGGTAGACAAGACTTATGTTATTGGCAGCCTTTCACTCATAAGGCGGCTAAACAACTGGAACCCGGCGGCAATTGGCGGGTACGAAGTACAGCTTAAGAATTTTGAGACCATACAATCCACATCTTACCAATTGGGCAACGTATTGCCAACAAAACTTAGGTTATACACTGTGAATGAAACTTACCCAACCATTTTTGAGTGGTTAAAGTTGTTGGATGTAAACGCGCAGATCATGTTGGTGCTAATGGTGGCAGTAGCGGTAATCAATATGATATCGGCATTGCTCATTATGATCCTTGAGCGAACAGCCATGATAGGCATGTTTAAAGCTTTCGGGGCAAGCAACTGGTCCATACAGCGCATATTTTTATATAATGCTGCCTACCTGGTAGGTGTGGGGCTGTTACTTGGCAATCTCTTCGGCATCGGCCTCGGGCTGTTTCAGTCGCAAACGCATTTCTTTAAGCTTGATCAGGCATCGTACTACATGAACTTTGTACCTGTAGCTATCCGCGCTACAGACGTTTTGCTTCTTAATGCCGGTACGCTGGCGGTTTGTCTGCTGGTGCTTATTGTGCCGTCTACCCTGGTAAGCCGGATATCTCCGGTCAAAGCTATCAGGTTTAAATAA
- a CDS encoding exo-beta-N-acetylmuramidase NamZ family protein, which produces MRKIYCFLPFLICLCILADAKQKRKHKVNRHAQHHSVSRHHRGSRLHLEPKFSSNIIPGADQTELYVEYLKGKNVGMVINQTSVIGKSLTPSGDSLLKLGIHVKKFFGPEHGFRGNNSAGAKVNDAVDEKTGLSVISLYGKHFKPTADDLKGIDIIIFDIQDVGARFYTYISTLHYVMEACAENNIELMILDRPNPNGNIVDGPVLDTAFRSFVGMHPVPVAHGMTVGEYAQMINGEGWLKNKAQCKLKIIKVANYNHKQLYNLPINPSPNLNTPQSILLYPSICFFEGTVLSLGRGTEYPFTVVGHPGFKGTYKFTFTPQSIPGISDNPPLKDRLCYGIDLRDYDMVKLEKSGHINLNWLILLYKNYPDQTHYFNAYFTKLAGTDELEKQIRSGLTEAQIRRTWQPGLDAFKQIRAKYLLYE; this is translated from the coding sequence ATGAGAAAGATATATTGCTTTTTGCCCTTTCTTATCTGCCTGTGTATTTTGGCAGACGCGAAGCAAAAACGAAAACATAAAGTTAACCGGCATGCACAACACCATTCGGTAAGCCGGCACCATCGCGGCAGCCGTCTACATTTAGAACCGAAATTTAGTTCTAACATAATTCCGGGTGCAGATCAAACGGAACTTTATGTTGAGTACTTAAAGGGTAAGAATGTCGGGATGGTTATTAATCAAACGTCTGTTATCGGCAAAAGCCTTACGCCAAGCGGGGATAGTTTGCTAAAGTTGGGCATCCATGTTAAAAAGTTTTTCGGTCCCGAACACGGCTTTCGCGGTAATAACAGCGCAGGCGCTAAAGTGAATGATGCTGTTGATGAAAAGACCGGATTGTCGGTTATCTCGCTTTACGGCAAACATTTTAAGCCAACAGCTGATGACCTTAAAGGCATCGACATAATTATTTTCGATATACAGGACGTGGGCGCGCGTTTTTACACTTACATATCCACGTTGCATTATGTGATGGAGGCCTGTGCCGAAAACAACATTGAGCTGATGATCCTTGATCGCCCAAATCCAAACGGCAACATAGTTGATGGCCCGGTTTTAGATACCGCCTTCCGCTCGTTTGTTGGTATGCACCCTGTACCGGTCGCTCATGGAATGACTGTTGGCGAGTACGCGCAAATGATAAATGGCGAAGGTTGGCTTAAAAATAAAGCACAATGCAAACTTAAGATCATTAAGGTGGCAAACTACAACCACAAGCAATTGTACAATCTACCCATTAACCCGTCGCCAAATTTAAATACACCGCAAAGCATTTTACTTTATCCAAGCATTTGCTTTTTTGAAGGCACGGTCTTGAGCCTTGGCCGTGGTACCGAATACCCTTTTACTGTTGTTGGCCACCCCGGCTTTAAAGGCACTTACAAATTTACTTTTACGCCGCAAAGTATTCCTGGTATAAGCGATAACCCGCCACTGAAAGACCGCCTTTGCTACGGAATAGATTTGCGCGATTATGATATGGTGAAACTGGAGAAATCCGGCCATATCAATTTGAACTGGCTGATATTGCTTTATAAAAACTACCCTGACCAAACGCATTACTTCAACGCCTATTTTACTAAACTAGCTGGTACGGATGAATTGGAAAAACAGATCAGATCCGGGTTGACAGAGGCCCAGATCAGGCGCACATGGCAGCCCGGGCTGGACGCTTTTAAACAGATACGCGCTAAATATTTACTTTATGAGTAA
- the fmt gene encoding methionyl-tRNA formyltransferase, with translation MRIVFMGTPEFAVASLEALIDAGCNIVGVVTAPDKPAGRGQKLAQSAVKKFAVANHLKILQPEKLRDPEFLDQLKALKADLQVVVAFRMLPEVVWNMPPKGTINLHASLLPQYRGAAPINWVLINGEQETGVTTFFLQKDIDTGNILFTEKVRLNDSFDAGTLHDKLMDKGAGLLVRTVKAVESGRYVELPQATVHTASELKHAPKIFKEDCQIDWNKPTKHIFNLIRGLSPYPVAYTLLNNKILKIYAADIDSSPGLDKSGSYQTDNKTYLKFAAADGYISLSDVQLEGKKRMKIDEFLRGVKL, from the coding sequence ATGAGAATTGTATTTATGGGCACGCCCGAATTTGCTGTAGCATCTTTAGAAGCCTTAATAGATGCAGGCTGCAACATTGTTGGCGTGGTAACAGCGCCCGACAAGCCTGCAGGCAGGGGACAAAAGTTGGCCCAATCTGCGGTTAAAAAATTCGCGGTAGCAAATCATTTGAAAATACTTCAGCCCGAAAAACTGCGCGATCCTGAATTTTTGGATCAGCTTAAGGCATTGAAGGCCGATTTGCAGGTGGTGGTTGCCTTTAGGATGCTGCCGGAAGTAGTTTGGAACATGCCGCCCAAAGGCACGATCAACCTGCACGCGTCTCTGTTGCCACAATATCGTGGCGCCGCGCCAATTAATTGGGTACTTATCAACGGCGAACAAGAAACAGGCGTGACCACATTCTTTTTACAGAAAGACATTGATACAGGAAATATTCTCTTCACCGAGAAAGTAAGATTGAATGATAGTTTTGATGCAGGAACGTTGCACGATAAGTTGATGGACAAAGGGGCAGGCCTTTTGGTAAGAACTGTTAAAGCTGTTGAAAGCGGCAGATATGTAGAGTTGCCGCAAGCTACAGTCCACACAGCATCAGAACTGAAACATGCGCCAAAGATATTTAAGGAAGATTGCCAAATAGACTGGAACAAACCTACTAAACACATATTCAATCTCATCCGCGGATTAAGCCCCTACCCAGTGGCATATACGTTACTAAATAATAAAATTCTGAAAATTTACGCAGCCGACATAGACAGTTCACCGGGATTAGACAAATCAGGCAGCTATCAAACTGATAATAAAACTTACCTGAAATTTGCTGCTGCGGATGGCTATATTTCCCTTTCAGATGTACAACTGGAAGGTAAGAAGCGAATGAAGATCGACGAGTTTTTAAGGGGCGTAAAATTGTAA
- a CDS encoding DUF3050 domain-containing protein, with protein sequence MATVHPGIQKLKEAIAIHRQKLTEHPLYAHINSLKDLHVFMEHHIFAVWDFMSLLKALQINLTCVKLPWVPVGDANTRYLINEIVAGEESDVDQNGNRCSHFELYLRAMEQAGANTAQINSFLDFLKHAGINMALEEAGVAEGVKSFVQNTFKVINDEKPHVIAAVFTFGREDLIPGMFISLVKELNKQFPGKADILVYYLERHIEVDGDHHSHLAYEMTAELCGDDNTKWAEAETAVIKALQQRLALWNSVETAISTKALLT encoded by the coding sequence ATGGCCACTGTACACCCGGGAATTCAAAAGCTAAAAGAAGCAATTGCTATACACCGTCAGAAACTTACAGAACACCCACTTTATGCACATATAAATTCGCTTAAGGATCTGCATGTTTTTATGGAACACCACATCTTCGCCGTGTGGGATTTCATGTCTCTATTAAAGGCGCTTCAGATTAACCTAACCTGCGTAAAGTTACCTTGGGTGCCTGTTGGTGATGCCAATACACGTTATTTGATTAATGAGATTGTGGCCGGTGAAGAGAGCGATGTTGACCAAAACGGCAACCGTTGCAGCCACTTTGAACTATACCTGCGGGCTATGGAGCAAGCCGGTGCAAACACTGCGCAGATCAACTCATTTCTTGATTTTCTAAAACACGCGGGCATTAACATGGCACTCGAAGAAGCCGGTGTTGCAGAAGGAGTAAAAAGCTTTGTGCAAAATACGTTCAAGGTCATTAATGACGAAAAACCACATGTCATAGCTGCCGTGTTTACTTTTGGCCGGGAGGATCTTATCCCCGGAATGTTTATCAGTCTGGTAAAAGAGCTCAACAAACAGTTCCCGGGTAAGGCGGATATTCTGGTGTATTATTTAGAGCGCCACATAGAAGTCGACGGCGACCACCACTCGCACCTGGCTTATGAGATGACGGCCGAACTTTGCGGTGATGACAATACTAAATGGGCAGAAGCAGAAACAGCAGTTATTAAAGCTTTGCAACAAAGGTTGGCTTTATGGAATAGCGTCGAGACAGCGATTTCAACAAAGGCTTTATTGACATAA
- a CDS encoding aminotransferase class IV, translating into MKPLFIDLNGDILPADTKTFTAANRAFRYGDGLFESMRIIKGELKFADLHAARLKAGMKALKLDGYSQMDDWFIREKAKKLAATNKIKNGRLRLSVFRDAGGLYTPSGNRSAYILEIEPIIDDTYELNNRGLIMDVYTEVTKPINALSNFKTSNALLYVLAGIFKTENKLDEAFILNQNGFLCETISANLFVWYQEKLYTPALTEGCISGVMRNVVIKIAVSLNIPMVEAQINPHILYEADEVFITNASRGIQWVMGFGVKRYFNRLSKMLSDELNKYKE; encoded by the coding sequence ATGAAGCCCCTTTTTATTGATCTGAACGGAGATATTTTACCTGCTGATACCAAAACTTTTACTGCTGCAAACCGCGCCTTCAGATACGGAGATGGTTTGTTTGAGAGTATGCGGATCATTAAAGGAGAATTAAAGTTTGCCGACCTGCATGCTGCCCGTTTAAAAGCGGGAATGAAAGCCCTTAAGCTGGACGGCTATTCGCAAATGGACGACTGGTTTATCCGAGAGAAAGCGAAGAAATTAGCCGCTACAAATAAGATAAAGAACGGAAGATTACGGTTGTCTGTTTTCCGCGATGCCGGCGGATTATACACACCATCTGGTAATAGGAGCGCTTATATACTGGAGATCGAGCCAATTATTGATGATACCTATGAGTTAAATAATCGCGGCCTGATCATGGACGTATATACAGAAGTGACTAAGCCCATAAATGCGTTGTCGAACTTCAAGACCAGCAACGCTTTGCTTTATGTTTTGGCCGGCATTTTTAAAACAGAAAACAAGCTTGACGAAGCATTTATCTTAAATCAAAATGGCTTCTTATGCGAAACCATCAGTGCTAATCTGTTTGTATGGTACCAGGAAAAACTTTACACTCCGGCTTTAACAGAGGGTTGCATCAGCGGGGTGATGCGCAATGTTGTAATCAAAATTGCGGTAAGTTTAAATATCCCTATGGTGGAAGCGCAGATAAATCCGCACATACTTTATGAAGCTGACGAGGTGTTCATCACCAACGCGTCTCGCGGTATTCAGTGGGTAATGGGCTTTGGCGTAAAGCGATATTTTAACCGCCTTAGCAAAATGTTGTCTGACGAGTTGAATAAATATAAAGAGTGA
- a CDS encoding RluA family pseudouridine synthase, producing the protein MSQQPELIEQEEQDLYEHFRIIVDKGQSLLRVDKFLMHRIENATRSRIQNGVELGNVLVNDKAIKSSYKVKPNDVISVVLPHPPRDTEVYPENIPLNIVYEDDDVLVINKPAGMVVHPGYNNYSGTLVNGLVFHFQQLPVLPGNDGRPGLVHRIDKDTSGLLLISKNERSMAWLARQFYEHTIARKYVALVWGDIETDGTVTGYIGRSVNDRRVMSIYDDPEKGKWSVTHYKVLERLGYVTLIECRLETGRTHQIRAHMKHIGHPLFADNTYGGDRIIKGTVFGKYKQFVENNLALMPGQALHAQTLGFLHPSKKERMNFEAPLPQNFETVIARWRNYIAVNTKAND; encoded by the coding sequence ATGTCGCAACAACCCGAACTGATTGAGCAAGAAGAGCAGGACCTTTATGAGCATTTTCGCATAATAGTTGATAAAGGACAGTCATTATTGCGGGTTGATAAATTTTTGATGCACCGTATTGAAAATGCTACGCGCAGCCGTATCCAAAACGGTGTAGAGTTGGGTAACGTGCTGGTGAATGACAAAGCTATAAAATCCAGCTATAAGGTTAAGCCAAATGATGTAATCTCTGTGGTATTACCGCACCCGCCGCGCGATACAGAAGTTTATCCCGAAAATATACCGCTTAATATTGTTTACGAGGATGATGATGTGCTGGTGATCAATAAGCCGGCCGGTATGGTGGTACACCCCGGGTATAATAATTACAGCGGCACCCTGGTAAACGGGTTGGTATTTCATTTTCAGCAATTACCGGTGCTGCCGGGCAATGATGGCCGCCCCGGACTGGTACACCGCATTGACAAGGATACCTCAGGCTTGTTACTGATCAGCAAAAATGAACGTTCAATGGCCTGGCTGGCGCGCCAGTTTTATGAGCATACCATTGCCCGTAAATACGTGGCGTTGGTTTGGGGCGATATAGAAACAGACGGTACCGTTACAGGTTACATAGGCCGCAGCGTAAACGACAGACGCGTAATGTCTATTTATGATGATCCAGAAAAAGGAAAGTGGTCTGTAACCCATTATAAGGTCCTTGAGCGGTTAGGTTATGTAACTCTAATAGAGTGCCGCTTGGAAACTGGGCGTACGCACCAGATACGCGCCCATATGAAACACATTGGGCACCCGTTATTTGCCGATAATACCTACGGCGGCGACCGCATTATTAAAGGGACCGTGTTTGGCAAATACAAGCAATTTGTGGAGAATAACCTTGCATTAATGCCGGGCCAGGCGCTGCACGCGCAAACTCTTGGCTTTTTGCATCCATCAAAAAAAGAACGTATGAATTTTGAAGCGCCACTGCCACAGAACTTTGAAACAGTGATAGCCAGGTGGCGTAATTATATTGCAGTAAATACAAAAGCAAACGATTGA